A single region of the Musa acuminata AAA Group cultivar baxijiao chromosome BXJ1-11, Cavendish_Baxijiao_AAA, whole genome shotgun sequence genome encodes:
- the LOC103970667 gene encoding dolichyl-diphosphooligosaccharide--protein glycosyltransferase subunit DAD1 isoform X3 yields the protein MAKSNASDAQALIRSLRSAYAATPTNLKIIDLYVVFAIATAIIQVVYMGIVGSFPFNSFLSGVLSCVGTAVLAVCLRIQVNKENKEFKDLPPERAFADFVLCNLVLHLVIMNFLG from the exons ATGGCAAAGTCAAATGCAAGTGATGCCCAAGCTCTCATTCGTTCACTGCGCTCAGCTTATGCTGCCACGCCAACCAATCTCAAA ATTATTGATCTATATGTGGTGTTTGCAATCGCCACAGCAATTATTCAG GTTGTATACATGGGAATAGTTGGATCATTTCCCTTCAACTCTTTCCTCTCTGGTGTTTTGTCCTGTGTGGGGACAGCAGTACTGGCTG TTTGTCTCCGCATTCAAGTCAACAAAGAGAACAAGGAGTTTAAG GATTTACCTCCTGAACGGGCTTTCGCCGATTTTGTTCTCTGCAATCTGGTACTCCACCTGGTGATCATGAACTTCCTCGGCTAG
- the LOC135596412 gene encoding probable xyloglucan endotransglucosylase/hydrolase protein 30: protein MDGGLLFVLAILTVTSVVAAALDVTTLFGKANLVRSGDGRSLKLLLDRSSGSGFISTATYHHGLFSASIKLPQGYTAGVVVAFYTSNGDVFEKTHDELDFEFLGNVHGEKWRVQTNVYGKGSTGREERYLLPFDPAKEFHRYSILWTAHSIIFSIDGTPIREVGRCDAMSGDYPSKPMSIYATIWYASDWATSGGGYKVDYDRAPFVPEFSDLALLRCRLDPIQQVPGAAANCTAMAAVMTPKKQREMRAFRQRYMSYSFCYDKLRYPVTVPDCNVVESERRRFGETGHRRRVRHRRQADYVRMLSME from the exons ATGGACGGAGGACTCCTCTTTGTGTTGGCCATCCTGACAGTCACGTCCGTCGTCGCGGCGGCCCTCGACGTGACGACGCTCTTCGGCAAGGCCAATCTCGTGCGTTCCGGCGACGGCAGAAGCCTCAAGCTACTCCTCGACCGCTCCTCCG GTTCGGGATTCATATCGACGGCCACGTACCACCACGGACTCTTCAGCGCCTCCATCAAGTTGCCGCAGGGCTACACCGCCGGCGTCGTCGTCGCCTTCTAC ACATCGAATGGGGACGTGTTCGAGAAGACGCACGACGAGCTTGACTTCGAGTTCCTGGGCAACGTACATGGCGAGAAATGGAGGGTGCAGACCAACGTGTACGGCAAAGGCAGCACCGGGCGCGAGGAGCGCTACCTCCTTCCCTTCGACCCCGCCAAGGAGTTCCACCGCTACTCCATCCTTTGGACCGCTCACAGTATTAT CTTCTCCATCGACGGCACACCGATCCGGGAGGTCGGCAGATGCGACGCCATGAGCGGCGACTACCCGTCGAAACCCATGTCGATCTACGCCACGATCTGGTATGCGTCCGACTGGGCCACCTCCGGCGGCGGGTACAAGGTGGACTACGACCGCGCGCCCTTCGTACCGGAGTTCTCCGACCTCGCCCTCCTCCGCTGCCGCCTGGACCCTATCCAGCAGGTCCCCGGCGCCGCCGCCAACTGCACCGCGATGGCCGCAGTCATGACGCCGAAGAAGCAGCGGGAGATGCGCGCGTTCCGCCAGCGCTACATGAGCTACTCGTTCTGCTACGACAAGCTGCGGTATCCGGTGACGGTACCGGATTGCAATGTGGTGGAGTCTGAGAGGAGGAGGTTTGGCGAGACGGGACACCGGCGGCGGGTGAGGCACCGGAGACAGGCGGATTATGTGAGGATGCTGTCGATGGAGTAA
- the LOC103970666 gene encoding transcription factor MYB53: MVKSPNRDETGGVKKGPWTPEEDRKLVEYVEKHGRGSWQRIPKIAGLNRCGKSCRLRWTNYLRPDIRRGKFTEEEEQLVIHLHSMLGNKWSSIATKLPGRTDNEIKNYWNTHLRKKLIRMGIDPVTHRPATNLNLLTGLSNLLSAGGLGGTASHLDNALKLQADVAHLLKLQLVQSLIQVLTSSYGTPNMDLMNLFRSPPLGNHQPSDLLQLSRQIEGGLGGSLSLQNSIPMIPNLSILSHYLNNIGLQPTPERSFPSDAAAVTASDASRTEEPSAEISNVSSTSSIPASSSTHPLVSASSETKNIELVQSSDTLYTNTLASESFETCWDNLMKLDNLDSHFGWKDIIDQMSWPDAP, encoded by the exons ATGGTGAAGTCTCCCAACCGAGACGAGACGGGAGGGGTAAAGAAGGGGCCGTGGACGCCGGAGGAGGACCGGAAGCTGGTGGAGTACGTGGAGAAGCACGGGCGCGGCAGCTGGCAGCGGATCCCCAAGATTGCCGGCCTCAACCGCTGCGGCAAGAGCTGCAGGCTGCGGTGGACCAACTACCTGCGCCCTGACATCAGGAGGGGCAAGTTCACGGAGGAGGAAGAGCAGCTCGTCATCCACCTGCACTCCATGCTCGGAAACAA GTGGAGTTCGATCGCGACGAAGCTGCCCGGGAGgacggacaacgagatcaagaactactggaacacgcaCCTGAGGAAGAAGCTCATCCGGATGGGTATCGATCCGGTGACGCATCGGCCGGCGACCAACCTCAATCTCCTAACCGGCCTCTCCAACCTGCTCTCGGCTGGTGGTCTCGGCGGCACCGCCAGCCACTTGGATAACGCTCTCAAGCTGCAGGCCGACGTCGCGCACCTGCTCAAGCTGCAGCTGGTGCAGAGCCTGATCCAGGTCTTAACCAGCAGCTACGGTACTCCAAACATGGACCTGATGAACCTCTTCCGTTCGCCTCCTCTCGGGAACCACCAACCGAGCGATCTCCTGCAGCTGAGCCGCCAGATCGAGGGCGGTCTCGGAGGCTCGCTCAGCCTGCAGAACTCGATTCCGATGATCCCAAACCTCTCGATCTTGAGTCACTACCTGAACAATATTGGATTGCAGCCTACACCCGAGCGCAGCTTTCCATCGGACGCGGCAGCAGTTACAGCATCAGATGCTTCAAGAACGGAGGAGCCGAGCGCGGAGATCAGCAACGTCAGTAGCACCAGTTCCATTCCGGCGTCGAGCTCGACCCATCCACTGGTTTCTGCCTCTTCCGAGACCAAGAACATTGAGCTGGTCCAATCGAGTGATACCCTGTACACCAACACACTGGCCTCTGAATCCTTCGAGACCTGCTGGGACAACCTGATGAAGTTGGATAACCTCGACAGTCATTTTGGCTGGAAAGATATCATAGA CCAGATGTCATGGCCTGATGCACCCTAG
- the LOC103970667 gene encoding dolichyl-diphosphooligosaccharide--protein glycosyltransferase subunit DAD1 isoform X2, which produces MIVNIVRLTNQFSSGVVDISCEPQVLFSDSEKQALIMAKSNASDAQALIRSLRSAYAATPTNLKIIDLYVVFAIATAIIQVVYMGIVGSFPFNSFLSGVLSCVGTAVLAVCLRIQVNKENKEFKDLPPERAFADFVLCNLVLHLVIMNFLG; this is translated from the exons ATGATTGTGAATATTGTTCGATTGACCAACCAATTTTCTTCCGGCGTGGTAGACATTTCTTGTGAACCCCAAGT TCTGTTTTCAGATTCAGAAAAGCAAGCGTTGATAATGGCAAAGTCAAATGCAAGTGATGCCCAAGCTCTCATTCGTTCACTGCGCTCAGCTTATGCTGCCACGCCAACCAATCTCAAA ATTATTGATCTATATGTGGTGTTTGCAATCGCCACAGCAATTATTCAG GTTGTATACATGGGAATAGTTGGATCATTTCCCTTCAACTCTTTCCTCTCTGGTGTTTTGTCCTGTGTGGGGACAGCAGTACTGGCTG TTTGTCTCCGCATTCAAGTCAACAAAGAGAACAAGGAGTTTAAG GATTTACCTCCTGAACGGGCTTTCGCCGATTTTGTTCTCTGCAATCTGGTACTCCACCTGGTGATCATGAACTTCCTCGGCTAG
- the LOC103970667 gene encoding dolichyl-diphosphooligosaccharide--protein glycosyltransferase subunit DAD1 isoform X1, protein MLVSPDINPCASLRRRRRREGAAGVHLRSLVSDSEKQALIMAKSNASDAQALIRSLRSAYAATPTNLKIIDLYVVFAIATAIIQVVYMGIVGSFPFNSFLSGVLSCVGTAVLAVCLRIQVNKENKEFKDLPPERAFADFVLCNLVLHLVIMNFLG, encoded by the exons ATGCTTGTTTCTCCGGATATAAACCCTTGTGCTTCCCTTCGGCGTCGACGGCGGAGAGAAGGCGCGGCCGGTGTCCATCTGCGCTCACTCGTCTCGG ATTCAGAAAAGCAAGCGTTGATAATGGCAAAGTCAAATGCAAGTGATGCCCAAGCTCTCATTCGTTCACTGCGCTCAGCTTATGCTGCCACGCCAACCAATCTCAAA ATTATTGATCTATATGTGGTGTTTGCAATCGCCACAGCAATTATTCAG GTTGTATACATGGGAATAGTTGGATCATTTCCCTTCAACTCTTTCCTCTCTGGTGTTTTGTCCTGTGTGGGGACAGCAGTACTGGCTG TTTGTCTCCGCATTCAAGTCAACAAAGAGAACAAGGAGTTTAAG GATTTACCTCCTGAACGGGCTTTCGCCGATTTTGTTCTCTGCAATCTGGTACTCCACCTGGTGATCATGAACTTCCTCGGCTAG